In Luteolibacter arcticus, a genomic segment contains:
- a CDS encoding prenyltransferase/squalene oxidase repeat-containing protein yields MKARIISLALCLTASAGVAQEAADPVFAEWRGRVDPAVESALEYLARVQKSDGSFPESYGDSTGIPALAGMAFLSKGHLPTEGPYAQALNRSIDFVLENQEDSGLFQKGNAGSGPMYAHNIATLFLSEVSGMVDPQRQKKIAEALPPALKLILKAQAVRKDERHQGGWRYHPGSSDSDTSCSGWALMALRSAKLNGAAVPDQAIADAVGYLSRHQDEKEGAFGYMNRSDHARSLTGMGLLCLELCGKHGSPETTKAADYVMKTFRDLPGDQFEFYGNYYNAQGTFQIGGRYWSDYANWMYETYLKKQTDDGSWNSREAGRIYGTCMMVLAFTVPYRQLPIYQRDETVDEAE; encoded by the coding sequence ATGAAAGCCCGTATCATTTCCCTAGCCCTCTGCCTCACGGCTTCTGCTGGCGTGGCTCAGGAAGCCGCCGATCCGGTCTTTGCCGAGTGGCGCGGGCGCGTCGACCCGGCGGTCGAGTCCGCCCTCGAATACCTCGCGCGGGTCCAGAAGAGCGACGGCTCCTTTCCGGAAAGCTACGGCGATTCGACCGGGATCCCGGCACTCGCGGGCATGGCCTTCCTTTCCAAGGGCCATCTGCCGACCGAGGGGCCATACGCGCAGGCGCTGAATCGCAGCATCGACTTCGTGCTCGAAAACCAAGAGGACAGCGGGCTCTTCCAGAAGGGCAACGCCGGCAGCGGTCCGATGTATGCCCACAATATCGCCACGCTGTTCCTTTCCGAGGTCAGCGGCATGGTCGACCCCCAGCGGCAGAAGAAGATCGCCGAGGCCCTGCCGCCCGCCTTGAAGCTGATCCTGAAGGCCCAGGCGGTGAGGAAGGACGAGCGCCATCAGGGCGGCTGGCGCTACCATCCCGGCTCATCGGACAGCGACACCTCGTGCAGCGGCTGGGCGCTCATGGCGCTGCGCTCCGCCAAGCTCAATGGGGCCGCCGTGCCGGATCAGGCGATCGCCGATGCGGTGGGCTACCTGAGCCGCCACCAGGACGAGAAGGAGGGCGCATTCGGCTACATGAATCGCTCCGACCACGCGCGCTCGCTGACCGGCATGGGCCTCCTTTGCCTCGAACTCTGCGGCAAGCACGGCTCGCCGGAGACCACCAAGGCCGCCGACTACGTGATGAAGACCTTCCGCGACCTGCCCGGCGACCAGTTCGAATTCTACGGGAACTACTACAACGCCCAGGGCACCTTCCAGATCGGCGGCCGCTACTGGAGCGACTACGCGAACTGGATGTACGAGACCTATTTGAAGAAGCAGACCGACGACGGCTCCTGGAACAGCCGCGAGGCCGGACGCATCTACGGCACCTGCATGATGGTGCTGGCCTTCACGGTGCCCTACCGCCAGCTCCCGATTTACCAGCGGGACGAGACGGTGGACGAAGCCGAGTGA
- a CDS encoding FHA domain-containing protein, giving the protein MPRVTITVADRTPQPYRFLLDRMKVNMGRGSENDIVVDDGSVSVRHAVMERIDGGYQLRDLGSTNGIKLEGIQKEIIPLRHGLSVKIGDVAFDFTLTEEEREALAREKPPEESPIIKEQAAAAAAVADGGPRRGAAGPGAGPQRVIVQSSQPSAAASFFMTLLFLLLAAGAFFVGMTVRHEKETGRSLLEAMKAGQAKAAAPAEATETPATEEKPAE; this is encoded by the coding sequence ATGCCCCGCGTCACCATCACCGTCGCCGACCGCACCCCGCAGCCTTACCGTTTCCTTCTCGACCGGATGAAGGTCAATATGGGGCGCGGCAGCGAGAATGATATTGTGGTCGATGACGGCTCGGTTTCCGTCCGTCACGCGGTGATGGAGCGGATCGACGGCGGCTACCAGCTCCGCGATCTGGGCTCGACCAACGGGATCAAGCTGGAAGGCATTCAGAAAGAGATCATCCCGCTGCGCCACGGCCTGTCGGTGAAGATCGGCGACGTGGCCTTCGATTTCACCCTGACCGAGGAGGAGCGCGAGGCGCTGGCCCGCGAGAAGCCGCCGGAGGAATCCCCCATCATCAAGGAACAAGCCGCCGCAGCAGCCGCTGTGGCAGATGGAGGCCCACGCCGGGGAGCCGCGGGTCCGGGAGCCGGTCCGCAGCGCGTCATCGTGCAATCGTCGCAGCCCAGCGCGGCGGCGAGCTTTTTCATGACCCTGCTGTTCCTACTGCTGGCGGCCGGAGCATTTTTCGTCGGCATGACCGTGCGCCACGAGAAGGAAACCGGCCGCAGCCTGCTGGAGGCCATGAAGGCCGGGCAAGCCAAGGCAGCCGCCCCGGCGGAAGCCACCGAGACGCCGGCAACGGAAGAAAAGCCAGCCGAGTAA
- a CDS encoding TraR/DksA family transcriptional regulator, with protein MADKKQPAKKAEPAKPAKKPAEKPASKAETKKPAAKTEPEHDEIVEIKSPSGPIKVSGFALRQRQRLLDLRDELVDAMSGMTGEIRNAPEGSEASGSGMHQGDAGSDAYDRDFALSVLAKEQDALYEIEQALRRIDRGVYGVCEMSGKSIPQARLEAIPFARLTVECQAQWEKEYGNRRFRPSNEVGFSGGNYSDDEDSETVSLDEDDD; from the coding sequence ATGGCCGACAAGAAGCAACCCGCGAAGAAGGCGGAACCCGCCAAGCCTGCGAAGAAGCCCGCTGAAAAGCCCGCTTCCAAGGCCGAAACCAAGAAGCCCGCCGCCAAAACCGAACCCGAGCACGACGAGATCGTTGAGATCAAGTCGCCCTCCGGTCCGATCAAGGTCAGCGGCTTTGCCCTCCGGCAGCGGCAGCGCTTGCTCGACCTCCGGGACGAGCTGGTCGACGCCATGTCCGGCATGACCGGGGAAATCCGCAATGCCCCCGAGGGCAGCGAGGCCTCCGGCAGCGGCATGCACCAGGGCGACGCCGGCAGCGATGCCTACGACCGCGACTTCGCCCTGAGCGTCCTGGCCAAGGAGCAGGACGCCCTTTACGAGATCGAGCAGGCCCTGCGCCGCATCGACCGTGGCGTCTATGGCGTCTGCGAAATGTCCGGCAAGAGCATTCCTCAGGCCCGTCTGGAGGCGATTCCATTCGCCCGCCTGACGGTCGAATGCCAAGCCCAGTGGGAGAAGGAATACGGCAACCGCCGCTTCCGTCCGTCCAATGAAGTCGGCTTCTCCGGCGGAAATTATTCGGATGATGAAGATTCTGAAACGGTTTCGCTTGACGAGGACGACGACTAA
- the rpmG gene encoding 50S ribosomal protein L33 translates to MPREIIILECTEARAEGKPPSRYVTTRNKKSLRTPGRLEKVKFNPSLQRRTVHRELR, encoded by the coding sequence ATGCCACGCGAAATTATCATCCTCGAATGCACGGAAGCTCGTGCCGAAGGCAAGCCGCCTTCGCGCTACGTGACCACGCGCAACAAGAAAAGCCTGCGCACCCCGGGTCGCTTGGAGAAGGTCAAATTCAATCCTTCCCTCCAACGCCGCACCGTCCACCGCGAACTCCGCTAA
- the rpsR gene encoding 30S ribosomal protein S18: MSEPKTVERRIRFRKSNRKMTTRRHDIPAAEVHFLNPDLLSKFTSETGKILPRRVTGVSAKLHRKITRQIKRSRAVNLMS; the protein is encoded by the coding sequence ATGTCCGAACCAAAGACCGTCGAGCGCCGGATTCGCTTCCGCAAGTCGAACCGCAAGATGACCACCCGCCGGCACGATATCCCGGCGGCCGAGGTCCATTTCCTGAATCCCGATCTCCTCTCGAAGTTCACTTCGGAGACCGGTAAGATCCTGCCCCGTCGCGTGACCGGTGTTTCGGCCAAGCTGCACCGCAAGATCACCCGTCAGATCAAGCGCTCCCGCGCTGTCAACCTGATGAGCTGA
- the folE2 gene encoding GTP cyclohydrolase FolE2 produces the protein MKELKDTQNERDDRNLPIDRVGVKGLRFPVEVHDKGGSTQRTVATVALAVDLPHHYKGTHMSRFVEVLNSHGGFLDVRSMAGLPRELLKRLDARKAHVEFQFPFFRSKAAPVTGQTGLMDYEVRFEVEAIKGGPLDFILTVMVPVATLCPCSKQISERGAHNQRGLVTYSVRCKEPVWIEDLIELVERSASCELYSLLKRPDEKAVTERAYDNPVFVEDLVRNVASRSNAHADIEWYRVEAENFESIHNHNAYAVIEKVV, from the coding sequence ATGAAGGAACTCAAGGATACTCAGAACGAACGCGACGACCGCAACCTGCCCATCGACCGCGTCGGTGTGAAGGGCCTGCGCTTCCCCGTGGAAGTGCACGACAAGGGCGGCTCGACTCAGCGCACCGTCGCCACCGTCGCCCTCGCCGTCGATCTGCCGCACCACTACAAGGGCACCCACATGAGCCGCTTCGTTGAGGTGCTGAATTCCCACGGCGGCTTCCTGGACGTCCGCTCGATGGCCGGGCTGCCGCGCGAACTGCTCAAGCGCCTCGACGCCCGCAAGGCGCACGTCGAGTTTCAGTTTCCCTTTTTCCGCAGCAAGGCCGCGCCGGTCACCGGTCAAACCGGCCTGATGGACTACGAGGTCCGCTTCGAGGTGGAAGCGATCAAGGGTGGCCCGCTCGATTTCATTCTCACCGTCATGGTGCCGGTCGCCACCCTCTGCCCGTGCTCGAAGCAAATCAGCGAGCGCGGTGCCCACAATCAGCGCGGGCTGGTGACCTACTCCGTCCGCTGCAAGGAGCCGGTGTGGATCGAGGACCTGATCGAACTCGTCGAGCGCTCGGCGAGCTGCGAACTCTACAGCCTGCTCAAGCGCCCCGACGAAAAGGCCGTCACCGAGCGCGCCTACGACAATCCGGTCTTCGTGGAGGACCTGGTGCGCAATGTCGCCTCACGCTCGAATGCGCATGCGGACATCGAGTGGTACCGGGTCGAGGCGGAGAACTTCGAGTCGATCCACAATCACAATGCGTATGCGGTGATTGAGAAGGTGGTGTGA
- a CDS encoding circularly permuted type 2 ATP-grasp protein translates to MFDAYEANGFFDEMFDESGAVRPHYRALLSRFSSYPPEDFEARRASCDQHFLRQGVTFNVYHDDRGTERIFPFDPLPRVIPADEWEHLEAGLTQRIIALNLFLHDIYHEQHILRDGIIPRFYIEEAKHYRPEFRGMNVPKDIYIHICGSDLIRGADGTYFVLEDNGRCPSGASYLLENRNALKRAFPGLFESLGVRPVDSYPRELLNMLHYVSPHREGEPVCVLLTPGCYNSAYFEHCYLAREMGIEIVEGRDLVVMDDFVYMRTTKGLVRVDVIYRRIDDDFLDPTVFRKDSVLGVPGIMKAYQAGNVALANAVGTGVADDKVIYYFVPKIIEYYLGQDPILPNVPTYLASEESDRKYILEHLPELVVKAANESGGYGMLMGPSATQEEIAKFKEMIIEDPRNFIAQPVVALSRSPTWCEGNMEGRHIDLRPYIIYGDDVKIVPGGLTRVALRKGSLVVNSSQGGGSKDTWVLK, encoded by the coding sequence ATGTTTGACGCCTACGAGGCCAATGGATTTTTCGATGAAATGTTCGACGAGAGCGGAGCAGTCCGGCCCCACTACCGGGCGCTGCTGAGCCGCTTCTCCAGCTACCCCCCGGAGGACTTCGAGGCCCGGCGGGCGTCCTGCGACCAGCATTTCCTGAGGCAAGGCGTTACCTTCAACGTGTATCACGACGACCGTGGCACCGAGCGGATCTTCCCCTTCGACCCCCTCCCGCGGGTGATTCCGGCGGATGAGTGGGAGCATCTGGAAGCGGGGCTGACCCAGCGCATCATCGCGCTGAACCTGTTCCTGCACGACATCTACCACGAGCAGCACATTCTGCGCGACGGCATCATCCCGCGCTTTTATATTGAGGAGGCGAAGCATTACCGCCCCGAGTTCCGCGGCATGAACGTGCCGAAGGACATCTACATCCACATCTGCGGCAGCGACCTGATCCGCGGGGCGGATGGCACCTACTTCGTGCTCGAGGACAATGGCCGCTGCCCCTCCGGCGCGTCCTACCTGCTGGAAAACCGCAACGCCCTGAAGCGCGCCTTCCCCGGTCTGTTCGAGTCGCTCGGCGTTCGTCCGGTCGATTCCTACCCGCGCGAGCTGCTGAACATGCTGCATTACGTCTCCCCGCATCGCGAGGGAGAGCCCGTCTGCGTGCTGCTCACGCCGGGCTGCTACAATAGCGCCTATTTCGAGCACTGCTACCTCGCGCGCGAGATGGGCATAGAGATCGTGGAAGGCCGCGACCTCGTGGTGATGGACGATTTCGTCTATATGCGCACCACCAAGGGGCTGGTCCGCGTGGACGTGATCTACCGCCGCATAGATGATGATTTCCTCGACCCCACCGTCTTCCGGAAGGACTCCGTGCTCGGCGTGCCCGGCATCATGAAGGCCTATCAGGCCGGCAACGTGGCGCTGGCGAATGCTGTCGGCACCGGCGTCGCGGACGACAAGGTCATCTACTACTTCGTCCCCAAGATCATCGAATACTACCTAGGCCAGGATCCCATCCTGCCGAATGTCCCGACCTACCTCGCGTCGGAAGAAAGCGACCGGAAGTACATTCTGGAGCATCTGCCCGAGCTCGTCGTGAAAGCGGCAAACGAATCCGGCGGCTACGGCATGCTGATGGGTCCCTCCGCGACCCAGGAGGAGATCGCCAAATTCAAGGAGATGATCATCGAAGACCCGCGGAATTTCATCGCCCAGCCGGTCGTCGCGCTGTCCCGCTCGCCCACGTGGTGCGAGGGGAACATGGAGGGCCGCCACATCGACCTGCGCCCCTACATCATCTATGGCGACGATGTGAAGATCGTTCCCGGGGGCTTAACGCGCGTGGCCTTGCGGAAAGGCTCGCTGGTCGTGAACTCGTCGCAGGGCGGCGGCTCCAAGGATACCTGGGTCTTGAAATAA
- a CDS encoding alpha-E domain-containing protein: protein MLSRVANSLYWMVRYIERADNLSRLIEVNGQLLLDHERLDSERLRAFWKPIILATGDDELFGELYSEAGSVEVIRFLTDDRKNPNSIVSSIAQGRENARMVRDQLSEELWEELNSLYLFINSRDGQLLLSADPTRYYETIRRATFTFHGIAAASIARSEAWEFMDLGRHLERADKTTRFLDITSFLPEVEDGNGAATFHWTAILRSCGALGAFRAQHQGQPSAGNVLDLLMFSNDFPRSVRYCVDRIDRNLHRISGSPRGTYTNDAERVAGRMLSELSYGSTDEVLKQGLHEYLDDAQTRFNQIGEGLFNAYVFPDITDARPPIPAASMSAVVAWQMSQQQQ, encoded by the coding sequence ATGCTATCCCGCGTTGCCAATAGTCTCTACTGGATGGTCCGCTACATCGAGCGGGCCGACAATCTCTCCCGCCTGATCGAGGTCAACGGCCAGCTCCTGCTCGACCATGAGCGCCTCGACAGCGAACGCCTGCGTGCCTTCTGGAAACCCATCATCCTCGCCACCGGCGACGATGAACTGTTCGGCGAACTTTACAGCGAAGCCGGCAGTGTGGAGGTGATCCGTTTCCTGACCGACGACCGCAAGAATCCTAACAGCATCGTCTCGTCCATCGCCCAGGGTCGTGAAAACGCCCGGATGGTGCGCGACCAGCTCTCGGAGGAGCTGTGGGAAGAGCTGAACAGCCTCTATCTCTTCATCAACTCCCGCGACGGCCAGCTACTGCTCTCGGCAGACCCGACGCGATACTACGAGACCATCCGGCGCGCGACCTTTACCTTCCACGGCATCGCCGCGGCATCGATCGCACGCAGCGAAGCGTGGGAGTTCATGGATCTGGGCCGTCACTTGGAGCGGGCGGACAAGACGACCCGCTTCCTCGACATCACCAGTTTCCTGCCGGAGGTGGAGGACGGGAACGGCGCCGCGACCTTCCATTGGACCGCCATCCTTCGTTCCTGTGGTGCGCTCGGAGCCTTCCGGGCACAACATCAAGGGCAGCCCTCCGCCGGGAACGTGCTCGACCTGCTGATGTTCTCGAATGATTTCCCGCGCTCGGTCCGCTACTGCGTCGATCGCATCGACCGCAACCTTCATCGCATCTCGGGATCGCCGCGAGGCACCTATACGAATGACGCCGAACGAGTCGCCGGCCGGATGCTTTCCGAGCTATCCTACGGCTCCACCGACGAGGTGCTGAAGCAGGGGCTTCACGAGTATCTCGATGATGCACAGACCCGCTTCAACCAAATCGGCGAGGGCTTGTTCAACGCCTATGTGTTCCCCGATATCACCGATGCGCGCCCGCCGATCCCGGCTGCGAGCATGTCGGCGGTTGTGGCTTGGCAGATGTCGCAGCAGCAGCAATAG
- a CDS encoding transglutaminase family protein produces the protein MGQPLQPGPIFKVLHRTVFDYDAPVRDSLNTLHLEPRTFPFQRTLSAVVKVLPATRVRRFHDLFENVTHHFEVPGDHRRLEIESRIRIQNLPLVVPQASQKALLHEYRGGDIPERTWAYLQDSRFVFRHPQIWRQALDITAGIEPVFEQAVAIMHWVHREFRYEEGSTHVNTHIEEAFALRRGVCQDFTHVMLGLCRSIGIPARYASGYLYNGPRDHLLGAQASHAWPEVFFPGVGWIGFDPTNETLADERYIKVAVGRDYDDVAPVRGTYHGSGHCKMTVTVEVDKVE, from the coding sequence ATGGGACAACCGCTGCAGCCAGGCCCGATCTTCAAAGTCCTTCACCGCACCGTCTTCGACTATGACGCACCGGTACGGGACAGCTTGAACACGCTCCATCTGGAGCCGCGGACCTTTCCCTTCCAACGCACTTTATCGGCGGTGGTGAAGGTGCTGCCGGCGACCCGCGTGCGGCGCTTTCACGACCTGTTCGAGAACGTCACCCACCACTTCGAGGTTCCGGGCGACCACCGGCGGTTGGAGATCGAGAGCCGGATCCGCATCCAGAATCTGCCGCTCGTGGTGCCGCAGGCCTCGCAGAAGGCGCTGCTCCACGAATACCGCGGCGGTGATATCCCGGAGAGAACTTGGGCTTATCTGCAAGACAGCCGCTTCGTCTTCCGCCATCCGCAGATCTGGCGGCAGGCATTGGACATCACCGCTGGCATCGAACCTGTCTTCGAACAAGCCGTGGCGATCATGCACTGGGTCCACCGGGAGTTCCGTTACGAGGAAGGCTCGACCCACGTGAACACTCACATCGAGGAAGCCTTCGCCCTGCGCCGCGGGGTTTGCCAAGATTTCACCCACGTGATGCTCGGCCTGTGCCGCTCCATCGGCATCCCGGCTCGCTACGCTTCCGGGTATCTCTACAATGGCCCGCGCGATCACTTGTTAGGCGCGCAGGCGTCCCATGCCTGGCCGGAAGTCTTCTTCCCCGGCGTCGGCTGGATCGGCTTTGACCCGACCAATGAAACGCTGGCCGACGAACGCTACATCAAGGTCGCCGTCGGCCGCGACTACGACGACGTCGCGCCAGTCCGCGGCACCTATCACGGCAGCGGTCACTGCAAGATGACCGTGACGGTGGAAGTGGACAAGGTGGAGTGA
- a CDS encoding alpha-L-fucosidase: MVLQRWVVGTAASLLLAVPSHASESEDEVDPEMLPFAGSAEWRADHEQRTKWFREARFGMMIHLGLYSAAGGYWPPDPANGRAFEQPQSERIRTWASVSEPDYGRALKPLFSPEPGCTEAWATLAKEAGMRYAVFTAKHHEGYTLFNSKAEYSAHNPVSGSTNISPPGRDLFREYADSFRRAGVVPGVYYSLIDWQYPDPARYRRYLHQHLAELASGYGPLGVLWVDYSSSGNEGAHWGTRSILDIWRTHQPGVVINNRFWSGLENPNGDFLTPDRYVPRGSYSGRLFEASHTLSRSFGYRHREDSWKSPAEVIRLLSEVASKGGNLLLNVGPDAKGRIPEPAVATLRAVGAWLQTHGEAIYGTTASPLPEPPFKGRITLSADGRPTTLYCHLNEWPEGGLLSIEGLETPCSSATLLGGGTVRVEQSKGGPPVIHLPTSPPDPDDPLPVVALRLDGTPVFDSSPYPRQAVDRSITLSATQAILAPSVTATNPMRLEESHIGFWSDTGESVWFPFVLRSPSAPGTQGPGKFDVYLDSAVGPDSGGEVEIRLLDQTIHHRLTPYDHWRDFRRVKVGTIALSQPGLMSLHVRPLSIQGIGLMNLRSIKLVPVVDE; this comes from the coding sequence ATGGTTCTTCAGCGATGGGTGGTGGGGACAGCGGCTTCCCTGCTGTTGGCTGTGCCATCGCATGCGTCGGAGAGCGAGGATGAGGTGGATCCTGAGATGCTACCCTTCGCCGGCAGTGCCGAATGGCGGGCCGATCACGAGCAGCGGACGAAGTGGTTTCGCGAGGCGCGCTTCGGCATGATGATTCATCTGGGCCTCTATTCGGCGGCCGGCGGCTATTGGCCACCGGATCCGGCGAATGGCCGGGCATTTGAACAGCCGCAATCCGAGCGCATCCGCACCTGGGCCTCGGTCTCCGAGCCCGACTATGGACGGGCGCTCAAGCCGCTCTTCTCTCCCGAACCCGGCTGTACCGAGGCTTGGGCAACCTTGGCCAAGGAAGCAGGCATGCGCTATGCCGTCTTCACCGCAAAGCACCACGAGGGCTACACGCTCTTCAACAGCAAGGCGGAATACTCCGCCCACAACCCGGTCAGCGGCTCGACCAACATCTCGCCACCCGGACGCGACCTGTTCCGCGAATATGCCGACAGCTTCCGCCGCGCGGGTGTGGTGCCGGGCGTTTACTACTCCCTCATCGACTGGCAGTACCCCGACCCGGCGCGTTACCGCCGCTACCTGCACCAGCACCTCGCCGAACTCGCATCCGGCTACGGCCCGCTCGGCGTGCTGTGGGTGGACTATTCATCCTCCGGCAATGAAGGCGCCCACTGGGGCACGCGCTCGATCCTCGATATCTGGCGCACCCATCAGCCCGGCGTGGTCATCAACAACCGCTTCTGGAGCGGCTTGGAAAACCCTAACGGCGACTTTCTAACACCGGACCGCTACGTTCCCCGCGGCAGCTATTCCGGTCGGCTCTTCGAAGCCTCTCACACGCTCAGCCGGAGCTTCGGCTACCGCCACCGGGAGGACTCCTGGAAAAGCCCGGCCGAAGTGATCCGCCTGCTTTCCGAGGTCGCGAGCAAGGGCGGCAACCTGCTGCTGAATGTCGGCCCCGATGCCAAGGGACGCATTCCCGAGCCAGCAGTCGCGACCTTGAGAGCCGTGGGAGCTTGGCTGCAAACCCATGGCGAAGCGATCTACGGCACCACGGCCTCTCCCCTGCCCGAACCGCCATTCAAGGGACGCATCACGCTGTCCGCCGATGGCCGGCCGACGACGCTCTACTGCCACCTGAACGAGTGGCCGGAAGGCGGCCTGCTTTCCATCGAGGGCCTTGAGACACCCTGTAGCTCCGCGACCTTGCTCGGGGGTGGCACCGTGCGCGTGGAGCAGTCGAAAGGCGGGCCGCCGGTGATCCATCTGCCCACTTCCCCACCCGATCCCGATGACCCGCTGCCGGTCGTGGCGCTACGGCTCGATGGCACCCCGGTCTTCGATTCCTCGCCCTACCCGCGCCAAGCGGTGGATCGCTCGATCACCCTTTCCGCGACCCAAGCGATCCTCGCGCCGTCGGTCACCGCAACCAATCCCATGCGGCTGGAGGAAAGCCATATCGGCTTTTGGTCGGACACCGGCGAAAGCGTTTGGTTTCCCTTCGTCCTCCGCTCGCCATCGGCTCCGGGAACCCAGGGACCGGGCAAGTTCGACGTCTATCTGGATAGCGCGGTCGGGCCGGACTCCGGCGGTGAAGTGGAAATCCGGCTGCTCGACCAGACGATCCACCACCGTCTAACACCCTACGACCACTGGCGCGATTTCCGCCGGGTGAAAGTCGGGACCATCGCCCTTTCGCAACCGGGCCTCATGTCACTTCACGTCCGCCCGCTCAGCATCCAAGGCATCGGCCTGATGAATCTGAGAAGCATCAAGCTGGTGCCGGTGGTGGACGAATGA